In the genome of Hyphomonas sp. Mor2, one region contains:
- the holA gene encoding DNA polymerase III subunit delta — translation MKLQGDRAERFAKKPDPACPFVLIFGDDEGVVADAATALIKAWTHSDPATVVTLDEDDVKREPAKLFDALEAVSLLGEGTIIRIRAKGEKLFTLMKEVLDLPIERVAAKLVIQNGGLNTRSKLRTAFEAAPHAAALHLFADSDSDMSELVQSFLKQQEVEIEPDALSEFVGGLPGHRSLANAEMEKLAIYAHDLGRAVSLADVQALCETNADENARRAVLLALNGEPASAQAEMDRVLDAGLSPISLVRMFEMEASRMLDAQALQGEGGAANVGMKLKPPVWKSDWPAFQARLRKWPTPRLTRLIERLHDLELMAKSPGGAGLAEPATRELFLALYKAAAKAA, via the coding sequence ATGAAGCTGCAAGGCGACCGCGCGGAACGTTTTGCGAAGAAGCCTGATCCTGCCTGTCCGTTTGTGCTGATCTTCGGAGACGATGAAGGCGTGGTCGCGGATGCGGCGACTGCGTTGATCAAGGCCTGGACACATTCCGATCCGGCCACGGTCGTGACCCTCGATGAAGATGACGTTAAACGCGAGCCCGCCAAACTGTTCGATGCGCTGGAAGCTGTCTCTCTGCTCGGCGAAGGCACGATTATCCGCATCCGCGCCAAAGGCGAGAAACTGTTCACGCTGATGAAAGAGGTGCTGGATCTGCCCATCGAGCGAGTGGCGGCAAAGCTTGTGATCCAGAATGGCGGTCTCAATACGCGTTCAAAACTGCGCACGGCATTCGAAGCGGCGCCGCACGCCGCTGCGCTGCATCTCTTCGCCGATAGCGACTCGGATATGTCAGAGCTGGTTCAATCCTTTCTCAAACAGCAGGAAGTCGAGATCGAGCCAGATGCGCTGTCTGAATTCGTAGGAGGTTTGCCCGGACATCGCAGTCTCGCCAATGCAGAGATGGAGAAGCTTGCCATCTATGCCCATGACCTTGGGCGCGCCGTGAGTTTGGCGGACGTGCAAGCGCTGTGCGAGACCAATGCCGACGAGAATGCCCGCCGCGCCGTCCTCTTGGCGCTGAATGGTGAGCCGGCTTCAGCGCAGGCGGAGATGGACCGGGTGCTGGATGCCGGGCTGTCGCCGATCAGCCTGGTGCGCATGTTTGAAATGGAAGCGAGCCGCATGCTTGATGCCCAGGCTTTGCAGGGCGAGGGCGGCGCGGCGAATGTCGGGATGAAGCTGAAGCCGCCGGTCTGGAAATCCGATTGGCCCGCATTTCAGGCCCGCCTTCGCAAATGGCCGACACCGCGTCTGACCCGCCTGATCGAGCGCCTGCACGATCTGGAGCTGATGGCAAAATCGCCAGGCGGCGCGGGGCTCGCAGAACCGGCAACGCGGGAATTGTTCCTGGCGCTGTATAAAGCTGCGGCCAAGGCGGCATAA
- the leuS gene encoding leucine--tRNA ligase, translating into MASRYNPQAAEPKWREAWQKAELFKAKSPAEAGDMPKAYVLEMFPYPSGRLHMGHVRNYAMGDVVARHKKAKGYNVLHPMGWDAFGMPAENAAMEKGVHPGEWTYQNIAAMKAQFEKLGLSLDWSREFATCDPDYYGEQQRLFLKFMDKGLVYQKKAKVNWDPVDNTVLANEQVIDGKGWRSGAEVEQRELVQWFFRITDYAEDLLDKVQKLDRWPEKVRTMQANWIGRSEGLQMRFEWAGDSPDGHADGIEIFTTRPDTLFGASFLALSPDHPLTIAMAESNGTLADFRAECVKVGTSEADIEKAPKMGFDTGLKVTHPFMKGQTLPVYVANFVLMGYGTGAIFACPGHDQRDFDFARKYDLPILPVVKPSDKEAASAAWVSSGEGADMDAAYTGPGSIMNSGFLDGKPVDEAISLAIARIEEMGLGQGTVNYRLRDWGVSRQRYWGCPIPVIHCEDCGIVPVPEADLPVKLPDDVSFDKPGNPLEHHPTWKHCNCPKCGKAALRETDTLDTFNDSSWYFARFASVDDPAERAYWLPVDQYVGGVEHAVLHLLYARFFTRAMRDVGEVDLPSGEPFAGLFTQGMVTHETYKSEDGRWLQPSEIEQQDGTWIERESGTPVTVGAIEKMSKSKKNTVDPDNIIATFGADTARWFVLSDSPPERDVEWTQSGAEGAGRFVQRVWGVFNALSEAPRDAAPHDSAIDLRRASHKAVHAIDRAIEEFRFNSAIATVHEWVSTLKKAEQGGDAVLQARFEGASMLARCLVPFMPHLAEECWALIGGEGLCSAAAWPEVEESLLAEDSVTLPIQVNGKRRAEISVSKTANKDEVETAALALPALQTFIADKDIKKVIVVPGRIVNIVV; encoded by the coding sequence ATGGCCTCAAGATACAATCCGCAAGCAGCGGAACCCAAATGGCGTGAGGCCTGGCAAAAGGCTGAGCTGTTTAAAGCCAAATCTCCGGCGGAGGCGGGCGATATGCCAAAAGCCTATGTGCTGGAAATGTTTCCCTATCCGTCCGGCCGGTTGCACATGGGTCATGTCCGAAACTATGCCATGGGCGATGTCGTAGCGCGGCACAAAAAAGCCAAGGGCTACAATGTTTTGCACCCTATGGGCTGGGATGCGTTTGGCATGCCGGCGGAGAATGCCGCCATGGAGAAAGGCGTACATCCGGGCGAATGGACTTATCAGAATATCGCCGCGATGAAGGCCCAATTCGAAAAACTCGGCCTGTCTCTGGACTGGTCGCGCGAGTTCGCGACCTGCGACCCCGACTATTATGGCGAACAACAGCGCCTGTTCCTGAAATTCATGGACAAGGGCCTCGTCTATCAGAAGAAGGCCAAAGTGAATTGGGACCCGGTCGACAATACCGTGCTCGCCAATGAGCAGGTGATTGACGGCAAAGGCTGGCGGTCCGGCGCGGAGGTTGAGCAGCGCGAACTGGTGCAATGGTTCTTCCGGATCACCGACTATGCCGAGGATTTGCTGGACAAGGTCCAGAAGCTCGACCGCTGGCCGGAAAAGGTGCGGACGATGCAGGCCAACTGGATCGGCCGCTCGGAAGGCTTGCAGATGCGCTTCGAGTGGGCCGGAGATTCTCCGGATGGGCATGCCGACGGGATCGAAATTTTCACCACCCGCCCGGACACACTGTTCGGGGCGAGTTTTCTGGCACTGTCGCCCGACCATCCTTTAACCATCGCAATGGCCGAATCGAATGGCACGCTGGCGGATTTTCGCGCCGAGTGCGTCAAGGTTGGAACGTCGGAAGCCGATATCGAAAAGGCCCCGAAAATGGGCTTCGATACAGGCCTCAAAGTCACTCACCCTTTCATGAAAGGACAGACGCTTCCGGTCTATGTCGCGAATTTTGTCCTGATGGGCTATGGCACCGGGGCGATCTTCGCCTGTCCGGGGCATGACCAGCGCGATTTCGATTTTGCCCGCAAGTATGACCTGCCAATCCTGCCCGTCGTGAAGCCATCCGACAAAGAGGCTGCTTCCGCTGCCTGGGTCAGCTCCGGCGAGGGCGCGGACATGGACGCCGCCTATACCGGACCGGGGTCGATCATGAATTCGGGCTTCCTGGATGGGAAACCGGTCGACGAAGCGATTTCACTGGCGATTGCTCGAATTGAAGAAATGGGCCTCGGCCAGGGGACGGTGAATTATCGCCTGCGCGACTGGGGCGTGTCGCGGCAGCGATACTGGGGCTGCCCAATCCCGGTCATCCATTGCGAGGATTGCGGCATCGTGCCCGTCCCTGAGGCAGACTTGCCGGTCAAGCTTCCGGACGATGTCAGCTTCGACAAGCCGGGCAATCCGCTGGAGCATCATCCGACTTGGAAGCATTGCAATTGCCCGAAATGCGGAAAAGCGGCGTTGCGTGAGACAGATACGCTCGACACGTTCAATGATTCCAGCTGGTATTTCGCCCGCTTTGCGAGCGTCGATGATCCGGCGGAGCGCGCCTATTGGTTGCCGGTAGATCAATATGTCGGCGGCGTTGAACACGCCGTCCTGCACTTGCTGTATGCCCGCTTCTTCACGCGCGCCATGCGCGATGTCGGGGAGGTAGACTTGCCCAGCGGTGAGCCGTTCGCGGGCCTGTTTACGCAAGGCATGGTGACGCACGAGACCTATAAATCCGAAGATGGTCGCTGGCTCCAACCGTCTGAGATCGAGCAGCAGGATGGCACTTGGATCGAACGCGAATCCGGTACGCCTGTGACCGTCGGTGCGATCGAAAAAATGTCCAAGTCGAAAAAGAATACGGTCGACCCCGACAATATCATTGCTACGTTCGGTGCCGACACGGCCCGTTGGTTCGTCCTGTCGGACAGCCCGCCAGAACGAGACGTCGAATGGACGCAATCGGGTGCCGAAGGCGCCGGGCGGTTCGTCCAGCGCGTCTGGGGCGTGTTCAATGCGCTCAGCGAAGCGCCGCGTGACGCGGCCCCGCACGATTCGGCGATCGATCTCCGACGTGCATCGCATAAGGCCGTTCATGCGATAGATCGGGCCATCGAAGAGTTCAGGTTCAATTCGGCCATCGCCACCGTGCACGAATGGGTGAGCACCTTGAAAAAAGCCGAGCAGGGCGGCGACGCGGTGTTGCAAGCCCGCTTTGAGGGCGCCTCCATGCTGGCGCGCTGTCTGGTGCCGTTCATGCCGCATCTTGCAGAAGAGTGCTGGGCGCTGATCGGCGGCGAAGGCCTTTGCTCTGCGGCCGCCTGGCCAGAGGTGGAGGAAAGCTTGCTGGCCGAAGACAGCGTGACCTTACCGATCCAGGTCAATGGCAAGCGCCGGGCAGAGATTTCTGTTTCCAAGACGGCGAACAAGGACGAAGTTGAGACCGCGGCCTTGGCACTCCCCGCGCTGCAGACCTTCATCGCTGACAAAGACATCAAGAAAGTGATTGTGGTTCCCGGCCGGATCGTGAATATCGTGGTGTGA
- a CDS encoding DUF3576 domain-containing protein, with protein MKAVSTLITAAIGAVALSGCVFGGGGGSVETRVVEEISGGANPYLWRASLDTLDSLPLVTADPYGGTIIYDWRAFESAPNERVKATVYILDSRLRADGVKVSVFRQVNQDGTWVDADADPETGIQLENAILSRARNLKASELD; from the coding sequence ATGAAGGCAGTATCTACCCTGATCACAGCAGCCATCGGCGCCGTCGCGCTATCAGGTTGTGTCTTCGGCGGCGGTGGCGGCAGTGTCGAGACCCGTGTGGTTGAGGAAATTTCCGGTGGGGCCAATCCGTATCTTTGGCGGGCCAGTCTGGACACGTTAGATTCGCTGCCGCTGGTTACCGCTGACCCCTATGGCGGGACGATCATCTATGACTGGCGGGCATTTGAGAGCGCGCCGAATGAACGGGTCAAGGCCACGGTCTACATCCTCGATTCCCGGTTGCGAGCAGACGGCGTGAAAGTCTCTGTCTTCCGTCAGGTGAATCAGGATGGCACCTGGGTGGATGCAGATGCAGATCCCGAGACCGGTATCCAGCTAGAGAACGCGATCCTATCTCGCGCGCGTAATCTCAAAGCTTCTGAACTCGACTAG
- a CDS encoding porin, with protein MRQFCVFAPCLLLALPALGQGSAPLETEFDLEAVTLIMPLADRDSDIATEPVLGELSINGLSEKVLENGTRVRARGTLRLQRDHPARPGGIGGFGDLTTAPTGAFSGLSAAASIETSDLRARLETAYLQVDGGYGELRIGKDRGVASRFHEGAKSVLSHGRLDSALLDPTGLSAIRTRHDLTGPSAKISFASPRLIGFRAGASFTPEVDADGLDRRPAASAGGLAPETQNAIELALNASRRFRESGWRVDIGLGWSSADVSSNGLTSPYGSVETWSAGTRIERDDWTFGTSWLESDNGLSNGAYSAWSAGLHREAYNTEFSAEYGESAEDSASLDAASWRIGAARQFTPNTRLAIAYLSDEIESPLQTQRSQGIVVEITLSQKIVQITGN; from the coding sequence ATGAGACAATTCTGCGTTTTCGCTCCCTGTCTGCTGCTGGCCCTACCAGCCCTCGGGCAAGGATCCGCGCCGCTTGAAACCGAGTTTGATCTCGAAGCCGTAACGTTGATCATGCCGCTCGCAGATCGGGACTCCGATATCGCGACGGAGCCGGTCCTGGGCGAGCTGTCGATCAATGGATTGAGTGAGAAGGTTCTGGAAAACGGGACGCGCGTACGCGCGCGCGGCACGCTGCGGCTACAACGCGATCATCCCGCTCGCCCCGGTGGCATAGGCGGTTTCGGAGATCTCACAACTGCGCCCACAGGCGCTTTTTCCGGCCTCTCGGCGGCGGCGTCTATCGAGACCAGCGATCTGCGCGCGCGGCTGGAAACGGCTTATCTGCAGGTCGATGGCGGCTATGGTGAGCTGCGGATCGGCAAGGATCGAGGCGTCGCCAGCCGGTTCCATGAAGGGGCGAAATCTGTCCTCTCGCATGGCCGTCTCGACAGCGCTCTGCTTGACCCAACCGGCCTTTCAGCAATCCGCACGCGCCACGATCTGACCGGGCCCAGCGCCAAGATTTCCTTTGCCAGTCCGCGCCTGATCGGGTTTCGCGCCGGGGCGAGTTTCACCCCTGAGGTAGATGCTGACGGGCTCGACCGCCGTCCGGCCGCATCGGCAGGCGGGCTCGCACCCGAGACGCAGAATGCCATCGAACTCGCCTTGAACGCGAGTCGGCGATTTCGTGAGTCGGGCTGGCGAGTCGATATCGGCCTTGGCTGGTCCAGCGCGGATGTTTCCTCAAACGGATTGACTTCGCCTTACGGCTCCGTCGAAACCTGGTCAGCGGGTACGCGGATCGAGCGCGACGACTGGACCTTCGGCACCTCCTGGTTGGAGTCGGATAATGGCCTTTCGAATGGGGCCTATTCGGCCTGGAGCGCCGGGCTTCACCGAGAGGCTTACAACACTGAATTTTCTGCAGAATATGGGGAATCCGCTGAAGATTCGGCCAGTCTGGATGCGGCGAGTTGGCGGATCGGCGCGGCCCGTCAATTTACCCCGAACACCCGACTTGCGATCGCCTATCTCAGCGATGAGATCGAATCACCACTGCAAACCCAGCGTTCACAGGGCATTGTTGTCGAAATCACACTCTCACAGAAAATTGTGCAGATAACTGGAAATTAA
- a CDS encoding NtrZ family periplasmic regulatory protein: MRILAASLVLFGGCTLPAMAQQDVPEMPAPTMAETDQAEPDWFQKFSLSGASLDSPVWESRPSQTFNLAWIKGDRWSLSLDLTSRGEDSPLPREEMMAEAEFRITPRITVGGELTIGAEELDDTAQWEDQEIEAGIRLRSAFKF; encoded by the coding sequence ATGCGCATTCTTGCGGCGTCTCTTGTATTATTTGGTGGCTGCACCCTTCCGGCGATGGCCCAGCAAGACGTGCCGGAAATGCCTGCTCCGACCATGGCTGAGACCGATCAGGCCGAGCCTGACTGGTTCCAGAAGTTCAGCCTCAGTGGTGCCAGCCTGGATTCTCCTGTGTGGGAGTCGCGACCATCTCAGACCTTTAACCTGGCCTGGATCAAGGGCGACCGTTGGAGCCTCAGCCTGGACCTCACCTCGCGCGGTGAGGACTCGCCTCTGCCACGGGAAGAGATGATGGCGGAAGCCGAGTTCCGGATCACACCGCGCATCACCGTCGGTGGTGAGCTGACCATCGGGGCGGAAGAACTCGATGATACGGCTCAGTGGGAAGATCAGGAAATCGAAGCAGGTATCCGGCTTCGCTCCGCCTTTAAATTCTAG
- the tsaD gene encoding tRNA (adenosine(37)-N6)-threonylcarbamoyltransferase complex transferase subunit TsaD — MNAPVTLLGIETSCDETAAAVLRRHADGRSEILAETVHSQIEEHAPYGGVVPEIAARAHADIADSVIAQTLEASGCNLADMDAVAATSGPGLIGGVMVGMMTGKALALAAGKPFIPINHLEGHALSPRIAEACPFPYLLLLVSGGHCQFLEVTGLGAYRRLGSTIDDAAGEAFDKLAKTLGIGFPGGPAVERLARQGDASRFDLPRPLLNRPDLDLSFAGLKTAAARVVEKEALDEQGRADLCAAFQLAVTECLAGKTERALAAFQSHFSDAQRLVVAGGVAANQTIRAALEHVARAAGARLIAPPLRHCTDNAVMIAQAGAERLQTGMVTGMGLDFAARPRWPLDEASAAADPAYGGGKKGAKA; from the coding sequence ATGAATGCGCCTGTAACCCTTCTCGGTATTGAGACCAGCTGTGACGAGACCGCCGCCGCGGTGCTGCGCCGTCATGCCGACGGGCGTTCGGAAATCCTGGCTGAGACCGTGCACAGCCAGATCGAGGAACATGCGCCTTATGGCGGCGTGGTGCCGGAGATCGCGGCCCGGGCGCATGCTGATATTGCTGACAGCGTCATCGCCCAAACCCTCGAGGCAAGCGGATGCAATCTCGCAGACATGGACGCGGTGGCGGCCACCTCGGGGCCCGGCCTGATCGGGGGTGTGATGGTCGGCATGATGACCGGCAAGGCGCTCGCCCTCGCTGCCGGCAAGCCCTTCATACCGATCAACCATCTCGAGGGCCACGCTTTGTCGCCGCGGATCGCTGAAGCCTGCCCGTTCCCCTATTTGCTGCTGCTGGTCAGCGGTGGGCATTGCCAGTTTCTGGAAGTGACCGGGCTTGGCGCCTATCGCCGTCTTGGCTCGACCATTGATGACGCGGCCGGGGAAGCCTTCGACAAACTGGCAAAAACGCTGGGCATCGGATTTCCAGGCGGCCCGGCGGTCGAGCGCCTGGCGCGGCAAGGGGATGCCTCGCGGTTCGACCTGCCGCGTCCGCTCCTCAACCGGCCAGATCTCGATTTGAGCTTTGCCGGACTCAAGACCGCGGCCGCGCGGGTGGTCGAAAAGGAAGCGCTCGATGAGCAAGGTCGCGCCGATCTGTGCGCGGCGTTTCAACTTGCGGTCACGGAGTGCCTCGCCGGCAAGACCGAGCGCGCTTTGGCGGCATTTCAGTCGCATTTCAGCGACGCTCAGCGACTGGTTGTAGCGGGGGGCGTTGCCGCCAATCAGACCATTCGCGCGGCGCTTGAACATGTCGCTAGAGCCGCGGGGGCCCGCCTGATCGCACCGCCCCTACGCCATTGTACCGACAATGCCGTCATGATCGCCCAGGCCGGCGCCGAGCGCTTACAGACGGGGATGGTCACGGGCATGGGATTGGACTTCGCCGCCCGTCCCAGATGGCCATTGGACGAAGCCTCCGCCGCGGCGGATCCTGCTTATGGTGGGGGTAAGAAAGGCGCGAAAGCCTAG
- a CDS encoding glycoside hydrolase family 5 protein: protein MRKLVLSLCLFLAACVQREGVSPGQPSIVPFQSSPIARCMNLGSALEATFEGQWGYVVRRRDLVRLKQAGFDTIRLPVRWTAHMEEEAPYTIDPAMLARVDQIVRWAAEIDLKIIVNVHHFSRLNQNPGKYEPVLEAIWDQLATHFIGAPDHLIFETINEPHRRMSVKRTDAINARLLERIRRDHPDRWVILGTADWGQLEGLLASEPERAERVILTFHEYQPFDFTHQGAHWTDRTRTGLVWGTAKDEAEMEARLDAAAEVQASTGMPVFLGEFGVFRKVPLDQRARWTQALREAAEARGMSWCYWDYAGELRAYDTFTETWIPELRAALLD, encoded by the coding sequence ATGCGCAAACTTGTACTGTCGCTATGCCTGTTTCTGGCGGCCTGCGTGCAGCGTGAGGGTGTGTCTCCCGGGCAGCCATCCATTGTTCCGTTCCAATCGTCCCCGATTGCCCGTTGCATGAATCTCGGCAGCGCTTTGGAAGCCACGTTCGAGGGGCAGTGGGGCTATGTCGTGCGCCGACGGGATCTGGTGCGTCTGAAACAAGCCGGTTTTGACACGATCCGGCTGCCGGTCAGATGGACGGCCCATATGGAGGAAGAGGCTCCTTATACAATTGATCCTGCCATGTTGGCCCGAGTCGATCAGATCGTCAGATGGGCGGCGGAAATCGATCTGAAGATCATCGTCAATGTGCATCACTTTAGTCGATTGAATCAGAACCCCGGAAAATATGAGCCGGTTCTGGAAGCGATCTGGGATCAGTTGGCGACGCATTTTATCGGCGCGCCCGATCATTTGATCTTCGAAACGATCAATGAGCCGCATCGACGGATGTCCGTGAAGCGTACGGACGCCATCAACGCGCGATTGCTGGAACGGATCCGGCGAGATCACCCGGATCGCTGGGTCATTCTTGGGACGGCCGATTGGGGGCAACTGGAAGGATTGCTGGCATCCGAACCAGAGCGTGCTGAACGCGTCATCCTGACCTTCCATGAATATCAGCCGTTCGATTTCACCCACCAGGGGGCGCATTGGACGGACCGCACGCGCACCGGCCTGGTCTGGGGCACGGCAAAAGACGAGGCAGAAATGGAAGCCCGCCTGGACGCCGCCGCCGAGGTGCAAGCCAGCACAGGCATGCCGGTATTCCTGGGAGAGTTCGGCGTGTTCCGGAAGGTGCCACTCGACCAGCGCGCGCGCTGGACACAAGCCTTGCGAGAGGCCGCCGAGGCGCGCGGCATGTCCTGGTGCTATTGGGATTATGCGGGGGAGCTCAGAGCCTATGACACATTTACCGAGACCTGGATCCCGGAATTGCGAGCGGCCTTGCTGGACTGA
- the hemC gene encoding hydroxymethylbilane synthase, translating to MSSAITVRIGTRGSPLALYQANLIARTLEHVSDGALRGEIVTFSTKGDQLTTERLINSGGKGLFTREIDHAVDTGEVDLGVHSLKDVPSLLPDGQSLVAYPERNDPRDGFLTTNGLTRLQDLPDGAVLGTASLRRESQALALRPDLKLVPFRGRVETRIEKLKRGEADATFLAMAGLKRLELDHLAHPVPMSDMLPAAGQGIIAVAARDSALQPDLQTALAKLDHAATRAMATAERAFLAELDGSCRTAMAAQLENMDGAWHLRGEVLTPDGQTKWTAQATALLSASLEDLARLGRQLAMNIRDQAGGDLPVFTD from the coding sequence ATGTCAAGCGCCATCACCGTCCGAATTGGGACACGAGGGTCTCCCCTGGCGCTTTATCAGGCAAATCTGATTGCCCGCACGCTCGAACACGTCAGCGATGGCGCCTTGCGCGGTGAGATCGTCACTTTCTCGACCAAGGGTGATCAGCTGACCACGGAACGTTTGATCAATTCAGGCGGCAAAGGCCTGTTTACCCGAGAGATCGATCATGCGGTTGATACAGGCGAAGTGGACCTCGGAGTTCACAGTCTGAAAGATGTCCCGAGCCTGCTTCCAGACGGACAAAGCCTCGTCGCCTATCCCGAACGCAATGATCCACGCGATGGATTCCTGACGACAAACGGACTCACGCGCCTTCAGGACCTGCCAGACGGCGCGGTGCTCGGGACAGCAAGTCTCCGGCGAGAATCGCAGGCGCTGGCGCTCCGTCCGGACCTCAAGCTTGTTCCATTTCGAGGGCGGGTTGAAACCCGGATCGAAAAGCTGAAACGCGGGGAAGCAGATGCCACTTTCCTGGCCATGGCCGGGCTGAAGCGCCTGGAGCTGGATCATCTCGCCCACCCGGTTCCGATGAGCGATATGCTGCCGGCGGCCGGGCAAGGCATCATTGCGGTCGCGGCGCGCGACTCAGCCCTGCAGCCAGATCTCCAGACGGCCCTCGCAAAACTGGATCACGCGGCGACCCGCGCCATGGCCACGGCGGAACGGGCCTTTCTGGCAGAGCTCGACGGGTCCTGTCGCACAGCCATGGCGGCGCAGCTAGAGAACATGGACGGCGCCTGGCACCTGCGCGGCGAAGTGCTGACGCCGGATGGGCAGACCAAATGGACCGCGCAGGCCACCGCCTTGTTGTCAGCCAGCCTTGAAGACCTGGCGCGGCTCGGGCGACAGCTCGCGATGAATATTCGCGACCAGGCAGGCGGCGACCTGCCGGTTTTTACTGACTGA
- a CDS encoding uroporphyrinogen-III synthase: protein MADLPPILIIRAEPGARESAQRVEALGLRAVVSPVLSMKTLAAPEQPTPQSLAGLVFTSANGVRAYAARAVDVSLPAWCVGPATAAAARSAGFTHIHESAGNAVDLAHFIAQRSVPSGKPLLHIANAAAKGDLKRQLETHGFSVAFAPLYEMQGAETLSEEAVHVLREGGPACVLIHSAKGATRFAELVADLPTDHLTAVAISEPAIAPLQTMTLAARYVASTPNEDGVIAALQSAIATLSA, encoded by the coding sequence GTGGCCGATCTGCCTCCCATCCTGATCATTCGCGCCGAGCCTGGCGCGCGCGAGTCCGCGCAGCGGGTTGAAGCCCTCGGTCTGCGCGCGGTGGTGTCGCCTGTCTTGTCCATGAAGACACTGGCCGCACCCGAGCAGCCCACCCCTCAAAGTCTTGCGGGTCTGGTCTTCACCAGCGCCAATGGCGTGCGCGCATACGCGGCGCGAGCGGTGGACGTCTCGCTTCCGGCCTGGTGCGTTGGCCCAGCCACCGCCGCGGCGGCGCGAAGCGCGGGCTTCACTCATATTCATGAATCAGCTGGAAATGCGGTCGACCTTGCGCACTTTATCGCGCAGCGCAGCGTACCATCCGGCAAACCGCTGCTGCATATCGCCAATGCGGCTGCAAAAGGCGATCTGAAGCGACAGCTCGAAACGCATGGGTTTAGCGTCGCGTTCGCGCCGCTCTATGAAATGCAAGGCGCGGAAACCTTGTCCGAAGAAGCCGTACACGTCCTCAGGGAAGGTGGGCCCGCTTGCGTCCTGATCCATTCCGCCAAAGGGGCGACACGGTTCGCCGAACTTGTCGCTGACCTCCCGACGGATCACCTCACTGCGGTGGCCATCTCAGAACCTGCGATCGCACCGCTCCAAACGATGACTCTCGCTGCGAGATACGTCGCCTCGACGCCAAATGAGGACGGCGTGATCGCGGCGCTGCAATCTGCAATTGCCACACTTTCGGCCTGA